Proteins encoded within one genomic window of Bombus terrestris chromosome 11, iyBomTerr1.2, whole genome shotgun sequence:
- the LOC100643129 gene encoding fork head domain-containing protein FD4, producing MCSNESPPPAKEPLAVGLGNPMTGFLPGLEHYRLQLYHYAMAERLRLAQQLHPQHPGVGHPPSSAPTHLGMGPGFPAPLPLYPAAAAAAGYPSRLALSMALLHPHHQRIPEEPKPQHSYIGLIAMAILSSPEKKLVLSDIYQHILEHYPYFRTRGPGWRNSIRHNLSLNDCFVKSGRSANGKGHYWAIHPANLEDFRRGDFRRRKAQRKVRRHMGLAVDEEPDSPSPPPLPATPPPPATLGPPVASQPMPGIWTPHHHHPHHQQQQQQQQTFQSQTLRQSSTFQPSRKRQFDVASLLAPDDQHQIESDLRPQKARRFSCSEDELHDLQEPDQDEEDVDVDVVAETNALPSPNTPSASPEAKVISTAGHWTNQGIQSGQISGLHIQSHLQARNYYVPATSSNGSNV from the coding sequence ATGTGCAGCAACGAGAGCCCACCGCCAGCCAAGGAGCCTCTAGCCGTCGGTCTGGGCAACCCCATGACAGGCTTCTTGCCTGGACTGGAACACTATAGACTTCAATTATACCACTACGCAATGGCTGAGAGACTGAGGCTGGCTCAGCAGCTGCATCCCCAACATCCAGGCGTGGGGCATCCTCCATCCAGTGCTCCAACACATCTAGGGATGGGCCCAGGGTTTCCTGCGCCGCTACCATTATATCCGGCTGCAGCGGCTGCTGCCGGATATCCTAGTCGGTTAGCTCTGTCCATGGCTCTTCTTCATCCTCATCATCAGCGGATACCGGAAGAGCCCAAACCTCAACATAGTTACATTGGCCTTATCGCCATGGCGATCTTATCTTCGCCAGAGAAGAAACTCGTACTATCGGATATCTACCAGCATATATTAGAACACTATCCTTACTTTAGAACACGGGGACCAGGCTGGAGGAACTCAATAAGACACAATTTGTCACTGAATGACTGTTTCGTTAAATCAGGAAGAAGTGCTAATGGAAAAGGTCATTATTGGGCTATACATCCAGCGAATCTAGAAGACTTTCGACGGGGAGATTTCAGGAGACGCAAGGCTCAGAGGAAGGTGAGAAGGCACATGGGTCTAGCCGTCGACGAGGAGCCAGATAGTCCAAGCCCACCTCCGTTACCAGCCACGCCACCTCCTCCAGCTACTTTAGGACCCCCAGTGGCTTCTCAGCCCATGCCGGGAATCTGGACGCCGCATCACCATCATCCACACcatcaacagcaacaacagcagcaacaaacGTTCCAGAGTCAAACTCTGAGGCAGTCATCGACTTTTCAACCTTCGAGGAAGAGACAGTTCGACGTCGCGAGTCTCCTTGCGCCTGATGACCAGCATCAGATAGAGTCCGATCTCAGGCCACAGAAGGCAAGGAGGTTTAGTTGCAGTGAGGATGAGTTACATGATCTTCAGGAGCCTGATCAGGATGAGGAGGATGTTGATGTGGATGTTGTGGCTGAGACAAATGCTCTGCCGTCGCCCAACACGCCGTCGGCCAGTCCTGAGGCTAAGGTCATCTCGACGGCTGGTCACTGGACCAATCAGGGCATTCAGAGTGGGCAGATTTCGGGACTTCATATTCAGAGCCATCTGCAAGCGAGGAATTATTACGTGCCGGCGACCTCCAGCAATGGGTCCAACGTTTAA